The sequence below is a genomic window from Dermacentor albipictus isolate Rhodes 1998 colony chromosome 2, USDA_Dalb.pri_finalv2, whole genome shotgun sequence.
TggtcacacagattcattccattccttaacaTCACAGCCACTATTTTTTGCAGCCAACCACTTCAGATACCTTTCCTCTACTgttccacattttgcagcatgaatggagcatAGTGCATTAGCGAACAAGTTACATTTCCAACAGTTGATTTTACAGTATCAGGGCAGAAGCAGTAGTGGTTTCGtatttgtgtgcactctctgAGGCAACAAGTAGCATGCCACTGAGAACACCATCTCATTCCTCTAGAGCTAGCTGCTTGATGAAAAAAGTCTATAGTACATACGCCAACTCTGCAACCGTATGCTCTCCAAATGCCCTACTGAGCTTTATGGTTGACCCTGTGGTTTCATATTTCGAGCACGGCAGCTTTCACTGTGAGGTCAGCCCATGAATCTACTATTGGGTCAAACTTTTTGTCCACAGTTCTCAGCATTACATTTTTCTCTGCTGTACACAGCAATGCACTATGGCGCTGGTTCTACCACTAGTACTGCATCCTGAGCAACAAAGGTCACAGCTACGCTTAGCTATGACTGTTCTGTTGTTACTGCAATTGTTCTTCACTCCACTCATGGTTGGGCTGTCTTTCTTGGCATTGTTTGACTATGCGTCCATACATGTAACATTTGTACCAATGTCCTCTGAAGCCTGGCAGCGAATTGGCACTTTCAGTTGATGAAGCCAAAGGTCCAACTACTGCTCTTTAGTTGCATGAGAGTTGCTTCCAGGTACAGCCCTGCACCTAATGCTCTCCTTGTAGGTCTGTGCTTGCCCTCCTATTTCTCCTGGAGTAGAAAAGCACTGGTCTTCATTCAGCACTGCATATGCTCTTGACTCAGAACCTCAGCAGTTTGCTAGCATCAGCTCATTGAACTGCTTCAAAGTTCTGACTTGGCAGCTCTCCTTAACAGTCGAGCCTTGTTATAACGAAGTCCTACTTGCAGGCGAAAACATTGTTAAATCACGAGTTGAGATTCGTATATTTCAGTAGTTCAAATAAAGATGAGAACATTCCTGGCATATGGAACTTTGTGGGCAACATACTAACCGGGAGAATAATGAATTCATGAATGCTGGAATATTTATTTGACCTTAAAGAGCAATTTCATCCAATTCAGGTGGAAGTGGAGAACTCCATCAGCTTAACTTGCCGCTTGCTTTTCATGAGTGTTAGAAGTTATAAGGCGCTCGTAAGTTGACAGAGCTACCAAGGCCTCTTCATGTGGGTGTGCACCTGTGTGCGAGTGTGCAGAGGAGATTCAGGACATCCATGATTTGTTTCAGTGTAGCTGTGCTGCTTGCCATCTGGAATTCTTCATCCAAGTCGCCGTtattgtgacttcggggtggaggacgaaagaCGGAACCGTTCCGTAgacgaagaagaaatgaaaagctttatacaatatttacagatagtggatgatagcgttCAGGTAGCAGTAGGAGCGCATCGGACCGACTGGGCGGCTGCAagtgactctctctctcttcacaacGGGCCGGTTCGCCCTTAAATCCCTTCAGCGACCCCTCATTGGCAGGAACCGGGCGGGGCAGGGTGATGACCTCGCCCGCATTGAATTCTTGAtttgttgcggtgatgactgggCGCCACGAAGATGGCTTGGCGCTTCTTGAAGTCGCTtcccgtgtcgaattcttgattcgtcgcagAGATGTAGGTGCTTTCGTCGCCTCGTAATAGCCACGTGGTGCAGGTAGTAAGGCAGCTCCCATCGCCTCGTGGTCGCCACGtggtgctcgtactgtggcaCAACACCGTGCTCCATGCCTGTTTCTGTGATGCTCTGGATTTTTGCGCCATTGTCCAGCTCTTCAGTTGTCACAGCGCGTCCATCGTTGAAGACAAAGTCCTCGAGCATTACGTTGCTGGAAGCAGCACCGTGATCGCAGAGCATCTGCCGCAAGCCAACGATATCCATGATGGATGCTAAGCTTTCATCGCCGTCATTTGCTTCTCACCCCACTTCATTCAAATAAATGTTCTCATTGAATCATGCCTTGTTTTCACAGTTGTCCACAATCTCCCTGTTTGTCGACTGCCATGACCGCGAAAGCATCTCCAAGGCCATGAACACATTCATATCTGTTTCTCTCTGGAGCTCAATGTTCAGCAGAAGCCTTTCGATGGCACGCTTGTGGTACGCACACTTGACACTGCTTATTATTTCCTGGTCGAGTGGTTGCATCAGGGAGGTGCAGCTGGGAAATACTTCAGCTCAACATTGGAGAGCACACAGTCCCGAACATGGTGAGCTGAGTGATTGTTTAAAAAGAAGCAGCTATTTCGTTCCGCCTTGTGCATCTCAGCATCCAGGTCCTTCAGCCTGTGGCTGAACCAATTCTGTGTCATCCATGCCTTTTTGTTTGACGAGCGGTTTATTTGCATGCTCTTCCTGCTGAAACTGTGTGGATTCTCActtgttccaatcactaatggcCCACATTTATCACTGCCGTCCATGTTCATGCACAACAAAACAGTCAGATGCCACTTACTGTGTTTGCCACTGGGGCACTTTGCATTTTTGGAAGCCAACATCTCCCTTGGCAACAGCTGGTATAAAAATGTAGTCTCATTGGCATTGCTCATGTTGGGGACACTTTAATGTGCCAATATGTCGGGAACACAATCACGCAGCCAGTCCTGCTCCAAATGCGTTCACCTGTGCTGACTTGCCACTGACCACCTTGCCTACAATACCGTGCCGTTCCTTGAATCATTGCAGCCAACCACTGCTGGCCTTGATATCGTTGCACCCAAGGATGCTGGGGAGGTTAAGGGCCTTTTGCTTGAGATTGGCCCCACACAATGGCATGCTTTTTGTTCACATATCAAGGAACTATGAGGACAGGGCTTTTTCTACGTCGACATAAGCTGCTTCCTTTAGCTTTTTTCTTTGTTGGTCAGTTGCAGACGCAGACCAGTCACTGTTGATCCACTCAAGAAACCACCAGCTCCACCTGCATGCTTCTCCTAAGCCACCTGGTACTCCAACAAAACCCGAGAGAGCTTCGATTGAGGAAGAGTTGGGTCACATTGATTTTCCTGGGAACCGAGATGTCATGATACAGATGAGGCAGTTGATCCTCctctaaaaaaaaatcatgtgacTCATTACAAGTTTAAGCTCTTCAAAACAGTTCTTCAGCTCTTCAGCTCTTCAAACAGCATAGCTCTTCAAAACAGCTCTTCAAAACAAACAGCTCTTCAAAACAGCATAAAGTAAGATCTATGTCTTACTTTATGCTTTACttatattattgcaatagcaattatagggAAACTCCAAGTGAAAATTTGTTGTCatcgtgtgtgtgtgaagtgatttttaaagagaaatggaagagaagtgcagtgccgtaactgtctctcacaggaggacacctcaacagcactgcacggggaaggggtaTGGGGAGAAAATGATGGAGGTAGTGACTGGAAGTAAAAAGGCGGAGAGAGACCGGAATAGCCAAAAAGAAAAACGACAATGTAGTTAAGCGTTTGCGGGGCCTACAGCCGCGctctgaggtgtgttgcttcACAGAATTCCTTCAATGCCAAAAATGCACACTTGGTGATGGAACTGGGAGCATTGGGGAAGAGTAGGCACTGCAGGGTGGTGGATGGCAAGCCACATCGGTGGTAGGAGGCGTACAGAGCCTCCCTCTCAGTCCCGAAGGCCGGGCAGTGACGTAGAAGATGCTCCAGTGTCTCCATGCCGTCACAGCTACCACACACGGGGCTGCCGGTTCCCGTGAGCCTGCGTGTGTGCGCCGCTGTTTTGTAGCAGCCGATGCGCAGGCGGAGAAGGAAGGCGCAGTCAGCCCGAGAGAGGCCCGCACGCGGGAGCAGGCGCGGGGGCATTCCCATCGTGACGCGCCGATCAGGGTGTTGCGCAGTGAGGCTGCACAGAACCGCTGTCTTGGCTGCGTCGAAGCTCATCACCAAGTGGGTGAGGGGAAAGCGCTCACCGTGCGCCGCCTTGGCAAGGGAGTCAGCCTCCTTGTTGCCTTGTAATCCAATGTGTGCGGGTATCCATTGAAGCACCAGGTCGCAGCCTTGATTCACGATGTGTTGCAGTTTGCAGCCAACTCGAAGAACAAGGGGCACTCTGGCATAGTCCCTGGCCAGCATGCAAAGCGCCTCACGAGAATCAATGAAAATGGCCGCTGACACAATGTTCGGATGTTCCAAAAGGAGGTCGGCAGCAAGATAGATGGCGGCGATTTCGGCCACTGTCGACGACGCGGCAAAGCGCAGTCGGCACTGGCGCGTTTCCGAGATGTCCGGTGCCGTGCAAGCTGCAGCACCGGACCCGTCCGGCGTCACTGAGCCATCGGTGTAGATGAGTAGtcgtcctgccagtcgctcgtgcagTAAGGAGGTGGTCTCCTGTCTCATGGCGCACACCGCAGTTCGGCGCTTTGATGCGACGCCAGGC
It includes:
- the LOC139055714 gene encoding uncharacterized protein, translating into MQQVKALCTEDFTLSELRIVLNAQWLPPLRATADALAKVVATLEQAAGRREAGYLVLLDVQGAFDGLPHSTVVSALHELGIPDRLLDYVRAFLSDGTLWVRVGVGYQVRASVHTAIDAVDQYMGSIGLQLSVTKTEALLVHPRGARARSEVPPLTLRHCPLPWRKSVHYLGLQIDCRVNFNAAVSHICKQSRKVASAARFLLACGHGCMPQFALRVCDSVAKSRALYALPTTNARAPNWNAVDMVNRTAVRELYGLPRSSQVGATLAEVGNWPPSLRAQKQALHHIEHLQRSPQGQRLICRLHSLPNSGMGKRATEFSKLIGSSPQFVSLPYYSSLLDVNIAVPGVASKRRTAVCAMRQETTSLLHERLAGRLLIYTDGSVTPDGSGAAACTAPDISETRQCRLRFAASSTVAEIAAIYLAADLLLEHPNIVSAAIFIDSREALCMLARDYARVPLVLRVGCKLQHIVNQGCDLVLQWIPAHIGLQGNKEADSLAKAAHGERFPLTHLVMSFDAAKTAVLCSLTAQHPDRRVTMGMPPRLLPRAGLSRADCAFLLRLRIGCYKTAAHTRRLTGTGSPVCGSCDGMETLEHLLRHCPAFGTEREALYASYHRCGLPSTTLQCLLFPNAPSSITNCTSLMQPLDQEIISSVKCAYHKRAIERLLLNIELQRETDMNVFMALEMLSRSWQSTNREIVDNCENKA